A window of the Mycobacterium sp. 050128 genome harbors these coding sequences:
- a CDS encoding heavy metal-responsive transcriptional regulator, which translates to MRIGKLAEATGATTATLRYYEDEGLLPPAERSPAGYRDYAADTIARVGFIRRGQAAGFSLAQIRQILDIRDSGHAPCTHVRDLLDIRLTDLDEQISALVALRETIARLRQGAESVDPESCSADDVCRYL; encoded by the coding sequence GTGAGAATCGGGAAGCTCGCCGAGGCGACCGGGGCCACCACCGCGACGCTGCGCTACTACGAAGACGAAGGCCTGCTCCCGCCCGCCGAACGTTCCCCGGCGGGGTATCGCGACTATGCCGCCGACACGATCGCCCGGGTCGGCTTCATCCGACGGGGACAGGCCGCCGGGTTCAGCCTCGCCCAGATTCGGCAGATCCTCGACATCCGTGACAGCGGCCACGCGCCGTGCACGCACGTGCGCGACCTGCTCGACATCCGACTGACCGACCTCGACGAGCAGATCAGCGCACTGGTGGCACTGCGCGAGACCATCGCCCGGCTGCGGCAGGGCGCCGAAAGCGTCGACCCGGAATCATGCAGCGCCGATGACGTATGTCGATACCTCTAG